One genomic region from Thalassotalea sp. PS06 encodes:
- the ggt gene encoding gamma-glutamyltransferase, with product MREDGRGDRVVGSPWATRSPVLATNGMAATSHPLATQVAIDILKKGGTAMDAAIAANAAIGLMEPTGNGIGGDLFAIVWDPVTKKLHGINGSGRSAKGQSLSELKVKIGDFEYIPDWGTPSVTVPGTVDAWFELHSKFGKLKMTDNLAPAIQYARDGFPVTELIAYDMDYYQKRFPRIFKAGGVVEEIDNYKKTFLINGKSPKEGEMFKNPDLANTLEKIAKNGRDAFYRGDIAKTMDSYFRRIGGPLRYDDFASHKSEWIEPVSVNYRGYDIWELPPNGQGIAALQMLTILENYDLKKMGHNSADYLHVMTEAKKLAFEDRARFYADPDYQTINIDYLLSKEYGKERAKLIDFKVAATKVEHGDPKLIEGDTIYLTVADKDGMMVSLIQSNFYLLGSGLVPDGLGFMFQNRGAQFSLSENHPNAYAPGKRPFHTIIPAFITKDNKPYMSFGLMGGSMQPQGHAQMIINMIDFEMNVQQAGDAARFRHDGSTSPTWEGRMDDGGVLVLESGIKADVVKDLQARGHKVHVSNLNFGGYQAIMRAPNTGVYHGASEMRKDGQAQGY from the coding sequence ATGCGAGAAGATGGTCGCGGCGACCGGGTCGTTGGCTCCCCCTGGGCGACACGTTCTCCCGTACTTGCGACTAATGGTATGGCGGCAACATCTCATCCGTTAGCCACACAGGTAGCGATCGATATTCTCAAAAAAGGTGGTACAGCAATGGATGCAGCGATAGCAGCCAATGCTGCTATCGGATTAATGGAACCCACGGGCAACGGTATTGGCGGTGATTTATTTGCCATTGTTTGGGACCCAGTAACCAAAAAGCTGCATGGAATCAACGGTTCCGGACGATCTGCGAAAGGTCAGAGTCTTTCGGAACTAAAAGTAAAAATCGGTGACTTTGAGTATATCCCAGACTGGGGGACGCCATCTGTTACCGTACCCGGCACCGTCGATGCGTGGTTCGAGCTTCATAGCAAATTCGGTAAACTGAAAATGACTGATAACCTTGCCCCGGCGATACAATACGCAAGAGATGGATTTCCAGTTACGGAACTCATTGCCTACGATATGGATTATTATCAAAAACGATTTCCAAGGATATTTAAAGCCGGAGGTGTAGTAGAAGAGATTGATAACTATAAGAAGACCTTTCTGATTAATGGTAAATCGCCTAAAGAAGGAGAGATGTTTAAAAACCCGGATTTAGCCAATACATTGGAAAAAATCGCCAAAAATGGTCGTGATGCCTTTTATCGAGGTGATATTGCCAAAACAATGGATAGTTACTTCAGGCGTATTGGTGGACCGCTGCGCTATGACGATTTTGCAAGTCACAAGAGTGAATGGATTGAACCTGTGTCAGTAAACTATCGTGGTTATGATATTTGGGAGTTACCCCCGAATGGCCAAGGGATTGCAGCTTTGCAAATGCTGACGATACTGGAAAACTACGACCTAAAAAAAATGGGTCATAATAGCGCTGATTACTTGCATGTCATGACAGAAGCGAAAAAGCTTGCTTTTGAAGACCGGGCTCGATTCTATGCCGATCCTGATTATCAAACCATCAATATTGATTATTTACTGTCAAAGGAATATGGAAAGGAAAGAGCAAAACTGATTGACTTTAAGGTTGCTGCTACGAAGGTTGAACACGGTGACCCTAAGCTTATCGAGGGAGATACCATTTATCTTACCGTTGCTGACAAGGACGGGATGATGGTGAGCCTGATCCAGAGCAATTTTTATTTGTTGGGTAGTGGATTGGTGCCCGATGGTCTTGGCTTTATGTTCCAGAATCGTGGCGCCCAATTTTCGTTATCGGAAAACCACCCTAATGCTTATGCACCGGGGAAGCGTCCTTTCCATACCATCATTCCGGCATTTATTACCAAAGATAACAAACCCTATATGAGCTTCGGGTTGATGGGCGGTTCAATGCAACCACAAGGGCATGCCCAGATGATTATCAACATGATTGATTTTGAGATGAACGTACAGCAAGCTGGTGATGCGGCTCGTTTTCGTCATGACGGTTCTACGTCACCGACCTGGGAAGGAAGAATGGATGACGGTGGCGTATTGGTATTAGAGAGTGGTATTAAAGCAGATGTCGTTAAAGACCTTCAGGCTAGAGGCCATAAGGTTCATGTATCAAACCTCAACTTTGGTGGTTACCAGGCAATTATGAGAGCCCCCAATACTGGTGTTTATCACGGTGCCAGTGAAATGCGGAAAGATGGTCAGGCACAAGGTTATTAA
- a CDS encoding alpha/beta fold hydrolase: MNTSNGAIKTDNWNLELLEDDSGYQVPLEVFRPEDHLGNYVESSLKSNIECDLEGEPATKQHLMLLPAMGMAARYYRPFAQQLARQNITVYLFEQRGHGHSSMRPGRKCNYGFKEYIADIELASAYVSEKHDNQPINLMGHSLGGHLASCFTALNPNQVDRIILSGCASPYHKAFDRKTGFLLQGLYHSIPLMNKVLGYYHGEFTGFAGKEGQQLMLDWRNLVLTNIYKAKGVEKDFEHHLQGFSGDILSLQFSEDIYAPPQPSQLVLDKYPAANIETITLTSDDLGFSADHFRWARKPEVSASTVHNWLVKS; the protein is encoded by the coding sequence ATGAATACCAGCAACGGCGCAATTAAAACAGATAACTGGAACCTCGAACTGTTAGAGGATGATTCCGGCTACCAGGTGCCGTTGGAAGTCTTTCGGCCAGAAGATCATCTTGGCAATTATGTTGAGAGCTCTCTTAAGAGTAATATCGAGTGCGACCTCGAAGGTGAACCAGCAACAAAGCAACACCTGATGTTGTTGCCTGCCATGGGGATGGCTGCCCGGTATTATCGGCCATTTGCTCAGCAACTCGCCAGGCAAAACATTACCGTATATTTGTTTGAGCAACGTGGCCATGGCCACAGCAGTATGCGCCCAGGACGAAAGTGTAATTATGGTTTTAAGGAGTATATCGCTGACATTGAACTCGCCAGCGCTTATGTATCAGAGAAGCATGATAATCAACCGATAAACCTGATGGGCCACAGTTTAGGTGGTCATCTGGCAAGCTGCTTTACTGCGTTAAATCCTAACCAAGTCGATCGAATCATTCTTTCTGGATGCGCATCCCCTTATCACAAAGCGTTTGATCGTAAGACCGGATTTTTACTGCAGGGCCTTTATCACAGCATTCCGCTAATGAATAAGGTACTTGGCTATTATCACGGTGAATTTACTGGATTTGCAGGCAAAGAAGGTCAGCAGTTAATGCTCGATTGGCGCAATCTTGTATTGACCAACATCTATAAAGCTAAAGGTGTAGAAAAGGATTTTGAGCATCATTTGCAAGGCTTTTCTGGCGACATTTTAAGCCTGCAGTTTAGTGAAGATATCTATGCCCCACCCCAGCCAAGTCAGCTGGTATTAGACAAATACCCCGCCGCCAACATCGAAACCATCACCCTTACCTCAGACGATTTAGGCTTTAGCGCCGATCATTTCCGCTGGGCTCGAAAACCAGAAGTTAGCGCGAGTACCGTGCATAACTGGCTGGTGAAGAGTTAG